CCAACTCCCCCTCCTAAGTATTCAAAGTTGGATTCCCTTTTACTAGAACTTCCTTTATGTGTTTTCTAGACTTACAAATGTCCTTAATCTCTTGGAATTTAAGCTTTCAGTTAATCATATTTTTATGGAATAAGAATCTGAGGCCTTATCTGTTATTGAAGAGAATAAATCTAGGGTGAATATCGGGTTGTAAAAGCATgtaataaaacttaaaatgtaatttatatgGAATAACATTGATGATTTTCCATTTTGCAACTAAAATTCTATGCTGAATTAGTAGGGTATTTGGTAACTAGATAATAAAGATAGACAGAGTAATAACCATCATGGTAAATTAGCTGTTCTCAAACTCATTTATTGAACTCTGCCACAATATCTGTTTTATTTacgtgtgtgtttgccagtcctggggcttgaactcagggtctgggcactgtctctgagccactctgtgctcaaggctagcactgtaccacttgaaccacagtgccacttctgactttttctgttacatgatactaaggaattgaaccaagggcttcatgcatgctaggcaagcactctactacaaagccacattcccagccctgaaggttttttttttaagtggtccTAGGGATCAAACTATGCTGTATCCTCAGTCCACACGAGAAGATTTTTAAAGAGGAATAACTAAgcctgttgtttatttttgaaatgttactCAGTGTTTAATACAGTAGATAAAACTGCATACTCAAATACTAcataaaaaggaagataaaatatattttgaggggctgggaatgtggtttagtggtagtgtgcttgcctagcatgcaggaagccctgggttccattccttagcaccacataaacagaaaaagaaaaaaaaaaagccagaagtggtgctgtgtctcaagaggtagagtgctactagccttcagcaaaaagaagccaggcacagtcctcaggccctgagttcaagccccaggactggccaaaaaaaatacacacacacacacacacacacacacacacacactatatgtacATGCACGATAAACAATTTCAAATCTCATtagccaacaaaagaaaaatatattgtgaTTTATTAGgaagattttaagaaaaaataaggtGGGCATTGATTACTCAAGTCTGTACTCCTAGCTCTTCAAGAGGATTGTGAactagcataggcaggaaagtccatgatactcttatattAATTAACCACCtacagctggaagtgaagctgttggttaaagtagtagagtgccagccttgagcagtaaagctcaggaacaacacccaggctctgagatcaagccccatgactgacacacacacacacacacacaccaagaaacaccaggctctgagatcaagccccatgactgacacacacacacacacacacacacacacacacacaccaagaaacaccaggctctgagatcaagccccatgactgacacacacacacacacacacacaccaagaaacaccaggctctgagatcaagccccatgactgacacacacacacacacaccccccaagaaacaccaggctctgagatcaagccccatgactgacacacacacacacacacacacaccccaagaaacaccaggctctgagatcaagccccatgactgacacacacacacacacacacacacacacacacacacacacacacacgaagaaacaCCAAACCTAAAATGATTGTTATTGGCTGTGTAATTGTGGGGCCTttgttatcattttaattttaatgctcCATGTTTTCAAAGCTTCATTTAGCAATGAGATAGTTTCAAAATAAatcatacaatttaaaaaattaggccTATTACAATTGCATACTAGAAATTTTAACATTAAACTGTTAAAAATCAATAATTAGTATTTGTAGAATTTTTATACAGAGATTTGTCAGATTAGCTGTTCTTAGCCTATTTTTTTCTAAGCTTGTATCATACTGCATTACTTAAGCTTGATGCATGTTTCTCTcaggttttgttgtgtttttttactttgtgtgttctaccacttgtgccacactcctacttctggctttttgttggctaactggagataagagtctgatggacttctCTGTTATGGCTGGCTCTCATCTTCAGGTTTCaatcttctgagaagttaggattccaggtgggagccaccagtgctcagctgtttttgttgttattgttgttgttttgttttgttttatagctTAATAACTGCTTTTGGCATTTATTGGAAAAGACAGTATTGTAAGATGATTATCATTTTGAATTACCTGCCTTTTATAACACATTTAAGTAAGTTTATAAATAGATCTGAATGTaatttttgaaatacattttattctatgaCACAGTATTAATCTTAGGAATATTTTCATTAAGGGATACATATCTGCCTTAGAAATAACATTTAAAGTTAACGCAGCCCATTAAGATAGACCTGtcctataatatataatatatatataacatatatattatatattattatatatatattattatattattattattattatatatattatattattatatatatataatatataatatataataatgctGTAATGGAAATGGGTAGAGTTTGAGgcgtggttcagttggtagagcgcaAGCcattgagcaaaagcatcagtaccaagttcaaatcccagtctcaggaccaaagggaaaaaatggtACCAAGATAAGgttctggtggctcgtgcctgtaatctggCTACTGAGAAGGCTTAAATCTTAGCATTGGTGTtgagagccagcccaggctgaaaaggtGTGAGACTCTTCagtcaatcagcaaaaagctgacagTGGAGGTCTCCCTCTCAaaattcaagtcccactactggcacaaaaagaaaaagccagactgagctctagtggctcactcctgtaatcctaattagtcaggagactgagatctgagcatcatggctcaaagccacctGGTGCAAGAAagtcatcagactcttatctccaagctgtagctcaagtggtagagcactaacctttgaATAAATAAGCTAAGGCACAGCGcccatgtcccaggactggcacaaaaaaaaaaaaacagtacttcctttttctgcttcttcCACTGGAAATTGAATTCAAGGTAGTTTTACCACATAGTCCCTCAACTACATTCCTAACCTCTTTGGCTTTAgtgtatttttcagatagggtctcatgcttttgaaTATGCCACCTGGAAACCTGCATCTTTTCATCTCATCTTTTCATCTCAAGTGCTGCCTTTCTTTATCCTTTCCAGCTACATATCTAGCTTACCTCCAGAGGTCAGTATTTAACATCAGCACAAAGTTAACACTTATGCAAGATTTGTATCTTGCCTCTTTATAGCTGCATCCAAAGGCATCAGtacctttaaaggaaaaaaaaagttaaatcccATAATGGAAGACATTAACAAAAAGGGAATTGGGTGTAGATTATACAAAAACTCTCAtgtgtttttaatctttttttttttgtcagtcatggagcttgaactctgggcctgggcacactgtcccttaagctcttaagctcaaggcactgtacctcttgagccactgtgccacttcctgttttgtggtggttaattgtagatttacagagtctcacagacttcctgcctgggctggcttacctcaattgtcagatctcagcctcctgagtagctaggattacaggtgtaaaccgcTGGCATCTGGCTGTACCTTTTTTAATGTCTGTTTTATGTTGGAATTTGGGCTGGGTTCAATCACACAGCATTTTCCAGTTTAATAAATTGgcttaaaataacaaattatctttttgttttgctttaattggaaaaaaCTATCAATTAAACTTTTtgtcttccatttgtttttttaGGATTCAAGATGACCAACGAAGAACCTCTTCCTAAAAAGGTACGAGtatctactttttcttttagaGTTTTATTTACTAACCTTGAAATCCTCCTATGTCCTTGCCTTGAGTTTAGTCACTAATGCATGTATTCTGCAAACCTACACACAGAATGACTGCCACAGACGAGGAACAGTTTATAAGTGGAATTTTTGGTTCAGCTGGGAGAGTAGAGTATggctttttaagtggttaatatTTAAGTGAgcaatttattcattcatgcatgcatgccagtactgggcttgaactcagggcactgcccctgagcctctttgtgcttaaggctagcactctactacttgagccacaactacttctggctttttctgaatgggATGAttgcagataacagtctcacagagtttcctgactgggctgtctttgaaccagtcctcagatcccagcctactGACTAGCCAGGAAGGATTACAGGGACCCTGCTTAATTGAGCTATTAGATAATTTGTAGCAGAAATTTCTATCTTAAATTTGAGAATGAGATTATTGTGAAATGAATGAAGAATTCCACTGTGTTTATATAAATTAAAGGATTGCTGGGCGCTTCTTCAGATAGTTTTTTATTCTTCTGGTCCAGTGCttgttccctcttttttttttttttttttgctagtcctggggcttggactcagggcctgaggagccgcagcgccacttctggccgttttctgtatatgtggtgctggggaattgaaccgagggcttcatgtatacgaggcagtactcttgccactagggccatatccccagcccttgttcccTCTTTTATAGTGCTATATTACTGATTGTTTTTACAACTTAAAACTTCTTtaaggaagcttttttttttggcttgtttcCCTGTAGTATTGGAAATCTAACCCAGGAACTCTCAAATATACTAAGCAAATGCTCTAGCACTGAGGTACACCCCTAGTTCCAGGTGGGAAAATTGATTTCTTACATAGGAACTTGATAAAGTTTTAACTATACTAAACCAGGAAAagtacctcacctttataattCTCTTAGGATAAGGAAAACAGTATTTCTCAATTTATGAGGCCTTTTTAGCTTATGCTGTGTTCGTTGGTTTGTTTtgaacatcttttctttctttacgtGCCAGTGCTatggcttgaatccagggcttcacaccCTTTCTTTGCTTGCTTGTGCTTggttggctggtgctctgccattctAGCCAACATGTCTTCAGactgtctttttgttggttaattggaaatggagtttcttGGGATTTTACTGTCCAGAGTggcttcagatctgagccttctgaggagccgGATTATAACGTTAACATCTTAATCTGAAGTACTTATACATTCactttattggggataagagtctcacagattttcctgtctggcctggctttgaactgtcatcctcagatcttagcctcctgagtaggattaaagGAGtggccaccagcacttggctatgtTTAGTTTTGTGAGACAGTTTTATTGTACATTCTGGTCCCCAAATGCTGGGATCACAAGCCTGGGTGGGCCACAGCCCAGCTTTGTATTTCTTCAGGAATAACATTCAGTTCTCTTTAATTCTTTCTCTTTATAGGTTCGTCTGAGTGAAACAGACTTCAAAGTTATGGCACGAGATGAGTTAATCCTAAGGTAAAATGTTGTTTTATCCAAAAAAGATTGTTACTCTACTGTAGCGTTTATCTTTATATGCCAccagtagttttgttttgtttttgttctttggggCAGTTTCCTGCTGTATAGCCTAGGCTTTTCTGAACTTCATGGTCCTCCTCACTCAGAATCCTGATTGTTGGATTCACAGGGGTATGCCACCACACCTAGAATAATACAGCCTCAGTCTctccttgtattttattttattttatttttgcttgtcctggagcttgagctctgggtctgggcactgtcccctagcttttgtgttgtttggctttttgtggttaattggagatgagagtagcTTTGGGTTTGCTTGGAACTGTgataggtctcagcctcttttgagttgctaggattataggtgtgatgcactggcacccagctctcatGTTAAACATGTTTCCTGTGGCCTACTTCTGCTCTGTGTAATACTTCAAAGAACAGCAGCATTGGCTTAGATAATTTCTAACATAGAATCTtgggtgttttgggttttgtttttttttccatagagTTGTTGCTTGGAAAGCATTTGAACTTAATGTAGAGACCCTGCTCTTTAGTGTACTTTTCAACTTAATaggattggttttgtttttatgtttgattCATCCCTCACTGCTTCCCTCTCTTCATTctggctgtggtgtgtgtgtgtgcgcgcgtgtgtgcgtgcgcgcacgcacttttttactcaaagcttttttgttctgtcttgagctcttctggctattttgttgattagttggagataagaatctcagggacttcgTAGGGCCTGCTTAGAagcaggatccttagatctcagcctcttaaatagctaggattataggcatgagccacaggtgcctggcaatTCCAGCTTTGTGTacacaactggcactctaccacttgaagccacaccCCAATCAAGagttttggaggttaattggagatggaatctggaGACCTTTACTGCTCAGGTGGCTTTGACCCGTAGTTTTccaatctcaatctcctgaatagctagaattatacacatgagcccaccagtgcccagctgtaccTGGGGTTTTTATTCAACTTCTGTCATCTAGACATTGTCCATCAGTGATTCCAGAGTGAATTTGGGATGTAATCTCCCCCAGAAGAGCATGTATGTTTGTGTTCAGAACAGAAAGCATATTTCCATGGCTTCTTTTACCTGTCTCCTCAAAATTGAGGTGAGATGAAGCAACTAATTTATTATTAGTGAAACTAGATTTATAATTGTCCCCAAATGAAAAAGCATCCAGCAGAATTTCTCTTAATCTGTTTTTCTTTGGTCAGTtgtagaacttgaacttgggcctgagaactatccctgagcttttttgctccaggctagcactctgcagctTTGAGTCCCAGGTCTGCTTCCAGTTTGctggaggttaattgaagataaaagaatcttaacagactttcctgtctgggctggcttcaaaccgtgatccttagatctcatcctccttagcagctaggattacaggcataagccacttggTACCTGCCTTGTCTTAAAATTTAAGTTTATAGATACATCTTTTAGCACAAGAGCAATTTCAATGTCACCCTAATATGGACTTCTTTTTATACTAGATGGAAACAGTATGAAGCATATGTCCAAGCTTTGGAGGGCAAGTACACAGATCTTAACTgtaagttttatttgttttagctTCCTATAAATTGTTAGTGTAGCCATCTTCTTTTagcttgttaaagaaaaattggcTGTATTACTAATGTATTCTTTTTATGTTAGGTAACGTTTGTAAAGGCTGTATTTTAAGTTTAttacaatgtttttatttttaattgtagtcATAGTTTGGATTCAACTTTCATTACAAGAGCTCTGTGCAGGCACTGTGTTGAGCTGGAAAATATGATACACATGATAATATCACACAGGAGATAGAATGTCTTCTGAGGGAGATTCCAAGGGTGTATATGAGAGTAACTCCCAACTACTTCAGACTTTCTTTGATGCCTAAATCTTTTACGGAGCAGTTTGAGTTGAAGCATGAGTTACTAGAAATAGGTAGATGCATCCAGTAATAGCTTTGTGAAAATGTAACATTATGATATAGCCTATATTTAGATTTTTCAAATTTTGCTAAAAACAATCCAAACAGTTTAATTTCCGTTTGTCACTTTTCAGTAGAATAGCATGCTATTTGTAGGTATAGAAAGTTTCAGGTACTAATTAAATTGTCCATATGGTAAATGGCATTTTGTATTGTGAGTAGGTTATAAAAGGACTAATTGGGGTAAAGGGAATGAGGAAATAGATGAATTGAGTTATTCTGATTAAAGTAAAATATATGCATGTGCAAACCCATAGTGCAGATCCCATTGGTGCCATTTAACATACATTAAAAAGAGAGTGACAGGATAAGTAAAATGGGTGGGGGGATCTCAGAAGGAGGGCAAGTATGGTCATAGTATATCATATGCGTCTGTGAGAATAGAACGTTGAAACAGTGTtaagaaagcaaaaagggaacAGGGGTGAGTGATAGAGGGAGATGAgcgtcgcatggactttcctgcataggctagCTTCGGACTATGAGGTTCAGACCCtagcttcctgcgtagctaggatcataggcatgggTTACCAGTTCCTGACAAATAAGCTTTAAAGAGCATaattcagggctgggactatgacatcgtggtagaggacttgcctagcatgcatgaccaacacataaacaaaaataagtaaatacaagaAGTATTTTTTAAGAACATaattgaatccttttttttttttttttgccagtcctgggccttggactcagggcctgagcactgtccctggcttctttttgcttaaggctaacactctgccacttgagttacagcgccacttctggccatttttctgtatatgtggtgctggggaatcgaacccagtgcttcaagtatacgaggaaagcgctcttgccactaggccatattcccagcccttaagaacATAATTGAATAGCTGTGGATCACTATGATCAGAATGAATGTCCTTGTTAAAAGAAAGGATAAAGACTGAAAAGTTGATACGTTTTTTATTGCTCTTAGAAGGAAGTTCTAACTTTTGTTTATCTTGAAATACtcatattttggattttttttaatcagcaaATGATGTAACTGGCTTAAGGGAGTCTGAAGAAAAACTAAAGCAGCAACAGCAGGAGTCTGCACGAAGAGAAAACATCCTTGTAATGCGACTAGCAACCAAGGAACAAGAGATGCAAGAGTGTACTGTAAGTATTTCAAATTGTTCAAAAGTCAAATTGAAGAATTAGATTTTCGTGCAGATTatacatgttattttaaaaagtattggtAATGGTGTATATTTTTAGGGTGTATACATTTTGCATTGTAAAAATGCTGAGTGTAAATTTTTCATGGACAGCGTTTTCTTGTTTAGATTTTAGATTTCCTTTTGTGGCCAAGAAGACATTCTATGAAATTTccactcattttcttttgttttcctcttttctttctaggTACCAGGGTTTatacccagggcctcgtgcttgctaggcaggtgctctttcacttgagccatgcctttagctcATTTTGCTCtgggtatttttgagatagagtctttatTTTTCCCCAGATTAACCTGGACTATGATTCTGTTTTCTcaccatagctaggatgacaagcctgtgcctccactcccagcttttttctttgtagCTATGGTCGCTAAAGCAAACTTGTGCCTAAGCTGGTCTAGAACTTCAGTCCTCTTATCTCAGTTACATTTCTACacattccaatcaatctcatctTCTCTGTAACTAACTCTTCTTCCCAAAAATCATTTCAGCAggtttccttgttctgttttcatagttcTAAACTACCTACTTTGAACATATCCCTTTTATTTCACTTGCTTTTAATTCTTTGTTCATAAATGAAAATCGTTTTTAATTTCCTCTAGTTTTTACTATTTTTCATATAATCATTTGTCAACTCAAAATATCTTATGAATACACttttaaaacactttaaaatgaatcctagctactcaggaggctgagatctgaggatggcagttcaagccagcccgagcaggaaagttggAGActcttcagttcaaaccccattacccacccacccccaaaagagaaagaaaacagtaatCTCTTCCTCAGAAAAAGGAATTGGTTTCAGTCATATTTGCGTCTTTTTTCCATGACTGAAAATTACTGACTTTTTGGACTTTGCAACCTATGCATGTGATATGCTTTATTCTTCCTATATTAAATTATCATTAGCTTGCCTAGCATCGAATAAGCAATTGTACTTTTTTGGttaaaatgaatcattttaaACAAATCTtaagttaaacttttttttttcttttcctttttttttttttttttcctgtcagtcctgggacttgacctctgggcctggatgctgtccctgagcctgtctatgctcaaggctctagcactactacttgagccgaagcaccacttccactttgtgcttgattggagataagagtcttgtgaatttccctgccagggctggctttaaatcatgatcctcatatctcagcctcctgcatagccaggattataagcctgagccactggttctCAGCATTGTTTTTCATAATGAAACCATATATATTTCCATATGTATCCCTTTTACTAAATTTATAGTAGGTAATTTTTTAACTTTCATCCTATTTAAGTCGTAGTGTGAAGCAGGATCTTGAGCCAGTTCTGCTTTGGGTATGAAGAAAGTGGTAAATTTATTGCTAAGTGACTATTTCATGTTTTAGCAATATATTTTTAGTGTGCTGCCAAATAGTAAACTAAAGTTAAAGTGCAATGTTTCATATGTAATGGAGGGTTCTAGTACTGTGGCATGAGCACAACACCAGGAGTCAAGAGGCCTGAGAGCTAGAATTCTAGTCACAAGTGGCTACTTCATTGCCCCCCAAAATAAGCATCATGACCTAGATCTAGTTACATTTCGGCTTTATAGTTCTGTGATTTAGATCAAAAAGGGGTGGCGAtcatatttttttccccttaaagtaCTAGAAAATAAGGCTATAATAGTAgtattgcattttttaaatttagaagtgaAATTGCTTAagtgttttttatgtttttagaagAGTTTAATGTAGAATAATTTCTTTTagcagaaaatgagagaaaacgaGCTAATACTGCActgattttcacacacacacacacacccatccttTTTCTTGTGTATGTGCACGTTTGtgctagtacttgggcttgaactgaggtcctggacactgtcccttagctttttctctcaagacccgtgctctagcacttgagccacagctctgcttctggctttttttctggtgaatTTTGGAGATGATCCTAACTGTAGGCTTCCTTCTTAGGCAActtggaaccttgatctttagatctcagccttctgagaagctaggagtaACTAGCCACTGGCTCCTAAAGATGAAAGTAAGATGCTAGCTGGGTGCCCCACggtggctcgcatctgtaatcctagctactcgagaggctgtgatctgagaatcacaatctgATCAGTTTGGTACAGGAaagtattatttccaattaatcaccaaaaagtcagtaatagagtgccagctttgagagaaaaaaaataaataaaagccaaggaacagtgcccagaccctgagctgaagccccacaactgcacaaaatcaaaacaaaacaacaacgaaACACTGTTGGTTACAAAGTGaaatataacttttatttatttggagtCCTAGTCATGAAAACACCAGTAGATTGCCACAATTACTACGTGAATAAcggtgtttggtttttgtttgatctgattggctttttttttaagacaaagtctTACTGTGTAACCCTGGCTAGCCtcctgtgattctcctgcctcagaatgctgggattgtaggtatgcatctgttttattttctcattttatttttgtttttgcagttctGGGGATCAACCCCAAGGCCTTACATTTGCTTAGCCATGACTTTACATTGAGCACATCCCCCCTCTGTTTCTTTGGAAACAGGGTCttactcatttttactttttctatagTTAAGATGAAAGAGGATAGGATGGAGGCTTAATGAACCAACTGGTGATTCAGGTTACTAGAAGGGAAGCTCCCCTGTCTTTTCCTTGGATTTGGTAATAATAGTTCTTTTGTTTTGCACAGACTCAAATCCAGTACCTCAAGCAAGTCCAACAGCCGAGTGTTGCCCAACTGAGATCTACAATGGTCGACCCAGCGATCAACTTGTTTTTCCTCAAAATGAAAGGTGAACTGGAACAGACTAAAGACAAACTGGAACAAGCCCAAAATGAACTGAGTGCCTGGAAGTTTACGCCTGATAGGTAAACAAATCATACTCCCCAGTCAAGACTTCCCTGACAGTGCCACTGCGAGAAAGCTGTGGTGGGTCAGCCAAGTGCTCGTTTCCACACCAAGACTCAGGCTTtttgagccaaaaaaagccacattcttagacTGTCCAGCTTGTAATGGTTAATGTAAGACTTACCAGATGAACCTTGtgtttcagcttttttctcttccccttccccttgctTCAGAGGCCCGATTTGCCATCGGACTATTCCGAAGAAGAGGCCACCTCCGAAAAATTCCCCTTCTAGAACACGTAGACACTTGAGAAATGTTTCTGTTTGAAGAaaatagagggagaaaaagaagtctTAAGTCTGTGGCACAGTGTGTCTTCAGACAATTTGGAGGATTGAAAACCTAGAGATTTTTAAATCCTGAATTGAACATGTAAAATTCCTGTAAAATGTAAAAACTGGAATATTCATCGCTCttaaccttgagcacagtgaCTTAGAGacactgtatatcagttttacTGATAAGACTGTGGACTTCATGATTGCTGTTGAACTACTACTGGGTTAAAACAAATTAGGTGAATTTTGCTTTTAAAGGT
The nucleotide sequence above comes from Perognathus longimembris pacificus isolate PPM17 chromosome 9, ASM2315922v1, whole genome shotgun sequence. Encoded proteins:
- the LOC125357461 gene encoding pre-mRNA-splicing regulator WTAP isoform X2, translated to MTNEEPLPKKVRLSETDFKVMARDELILRWKQYEAYVQALEGKYTDLNSNDVTGLRESEEKLKQQQQESARRENILVMRLATKEQEMQECTTQIQYLKQVQQPSVAQLRSTMVDPAINLFFLKMKGELEQTKDKLEQAQNELSAWKFTPDRPDLPSDYSEEEATSEKFPF